In Arcobacter ellisii, a genomic segment contains:
- a CDS encoding ATP-binding protein, with the protein MKNEKSLKKDILNILISFSIFITIFISCASMVNFYFSKLTIVEHNQKQILYHIESEVNKYLSKIYDLSIYLKNNYKDTNTMLLKSIVNTNKNISAILVLDENGIIEDFYALTNLNIYKGFDYSNQEYYSKLNKDKNDYWSNVFLFTIDDEASLSYSFRIDNKVVVLMIRLTEIAEFISRFKTQSNIHMTKIFDKNGTLILNPNNPDLVLQRFNENRNEVFSKLINKHLPYNFAIYYSNIVDENLYGTYTTIEKTSWKIVVSESYDSILKSLNGMILSMFLGMILFISLAIFLSLRISKRVFKSFDELQRTAINITNGNYDISVNTSYYSEFNILLNSFNKMKIEIDRREESLESSLNSFKVLFNSTMEIMVIHDRGICVDANNVAIKFFHLKNKEELIGKNLLDFVDESYKELLIKNYKKDTTPYEFDVIIKNQKFTCLGQGKFIHLNGKTLKLSTLIDITEIKDKDRLLANQSKMAAMGEMIGNIAHQWRQPLSLISTCASGIKLEKEYGEISQERLNEALDLIVENTQYLSKTIDDFRNYFKADKKLEDFCVNESIEKVLKLLKSSLDNHNIKISANYEDDLKINAYPNEFLQVIINILNNSKDALINTEIDERFVNIKTYKKNENCFIEISDNGGGIEESIISKVFEPYFTTKHQSQGTGIGLYMSHQIIVEHMKGKIFMKNIDFLNNENKYKGCLVTLEIPINEKVILDFHI; encoded by the coding sequence ATGAAAAATGAAAAAAGTCTAAAAAAAGATATATTAAATATACTAATATCATTTTCAATTTTTATAACGATATTTATAAGTTGTGCCTCAATGGTAAATTTTTATTTTTCAAAATTAACAATTGTTGAGCATAATCAAAAGCAAATTTTATATCATATTGAATCAGAAGTAAACAAATATTTATCAAAAATATATGATTTATCAATTTATCTAAAAAATAATTATAAAGATACAAATACTATGCTTTTGAAAAGTATAGTTAATACAAATAAAAATATTTCTGCAATTTTAGTTTTAGATGAAAATGGGATTATAGAAGATTTTTATGCTTTAACAAATTTGAATATTTATAAAGGATTTGATTATTCAAATCAGGAGTATTATTCAAAATTGAATAAAGATAAAAATGATTATTGGTCAAATGTTTTTTTATTTACAATTGATGACGAAGCATCCCTATCATATAGTTTTAGGATTGATAATAAAGTTGTGGTCTTAATGATAAGATTAACTGAAATCGCAGAGTTTATATCAAGATTTAAAACACAAAGTAATATTCATATGACTAAAATATTTGATAAAAATGGAACATTAATATTAAATCCAAATAATCCAGATTTGGTATTACAAAGATTTAATGAAAATAGAAATGAAGTATTTTCAAAATTAATCAACAAACATTTACCTTATAATTTTGCTATATATTATTCTAATATTGTTGATGAAAATTTATATGGAACTTACACAACAATCGAAAAAACAAGTTGGAAGATTGTGGTTAGTGAAAGTTATGATTCTATTTTGAAATCTTTAAATGGAATGATTCTTTCAATGTTTTTAGGAATGATTTTATTTATTTCTTTAGCAATATTTTTGTCACTTAGAATTTCAAAAAGGGTATTTAAGTCTTTTGATGAGTTACAAAGAACAGCTATAAATATTACAAATGGGAATTATGATATTTCTGTAAATACCTCGTATTATAGTGAGTTTAATATTTTGTTAAATAGTTTTAATAAAATGAAAATTGAAATAGATAGACGAGAAGAGTCTTTAGAATCTTCATTAAATAGCTTTAAAGTTTTATTTAATTCAACAATGGAAATTATGGTAATTCATGATAGAGGAATTTGTGTTGATGCTAATAATGTAGCAATAAAATTTTTTCATTTAAAAAATAAAGAAGAGTTAATAGGCAAAAATCTTTTAGATTTTGTTGATGAAAGTTATAAAGAGTTATTGATTAAAAATTATAAAAAAGATACAACTCCTTATGAATTTGATGTGATTATAAAAAATCAAAAATTTACCTGTTTAGGACAAGGGAAATTTATTCATTTGAATGGGAAAACTCTTAAATTATCAACATTGATTGATATTACAGAAATAAAAGATAAAGATAGATTACTCGCAAATCAGTCAAAGATGGCTGCAATGGGAGAAATGATAGGAAATATTGCTCATCAATGGAGACAACCTTTGAGTTTAATAAGCACTTGTGCAAGTGGTATAAAACTTGAAAAAGAGTATGGAGAAATTAGTCAAGAAAGATTAAATGAAGCTCTTGATTTAATTGTTGAAAATACTCAATATCTTTCAAAAACAATAGATGATTTTAGAAATTATTTTAAAGCAGATAAAAAACTTGAAGATTTTTGTGTAAATGAGAGTATAGAAAAAGTTTTAAAACTTTTAAAATCAAGTTTGGATAATCATAATATAAAAATTAGTGCAAATTATGAAGATGATTTGAAAATAAATGCATATCCAAATGAGTTTTTACAAGTAATAATCAATATTTTGAATAATTCAAAAGATGCATTAATTAATACAGAAATTGATGAGAGATTTGTAAATATTAAAACATACAAAAAAAATGAAAATTGTTTTATAGAAATATCTGATAATGGAGGTGGTATTGAAGAGTCAATTATTTCAAAAGTTTTTGAACCATATTTTACAACAAAACATCAATCTCAAGGAACAGGAATAGGACTATATATGTCACATCAAATTATTGTTGAGCATATGAAAGGTAAAATTTTTATGAAAAATATAGATTTTCTAAATAATGAAAACAAATACAAAGGTTGTTTAGTTACCTTAGAAATTCCAATTAATGAAAAAGTGATATTAGATTTTCATATTTAA
- a CDS encoding ABC transporter substrate-binding protein → MKKSFVLITILLLIFFTTFYIFFYKKEEVIKIGFVGALTAKYSVLGNAMMNGIVLAFEEENYRINGKKIELIFKDDKKDIELNKKIVNDFIDQGIKIVIGNVTSSMTKISMSIINQHPDMFLISAASASNEFSGIDDQFFRVHVANNEQRFSGFATYINDLGFKKIYGIYDPQNITYTKDYLENFEKTFYKKSQEKFIQYATTEDLEFLVEDIKEKNPDLLLICANSVDGARVVQYLRINGISTQIASSEWAMTSTFIENSGKYSEGIIFNIDYDVDSKNERFLKFVENFQNKYNIFPSMYAAKGYELAKIIIELLKIGKETELKKNILIKKEFQGLQNKIVFDEFGDVVRDFNTFKVVNGKFEKIK, encoded by the coding sequence ATGAAAAAAAGCTTTGTTTTAATCACAATTTTACTTCTTATTTTTTTTACAACATTTTATATTTTCTTTTACAAAAAAGAAGAAGTTATAAAAATAGGGTTTGTAGGAGCATTAACTGCAAAATATTCAGTTTTGGGAAATGCAATGATGAACGGGATAGTTTTAGCTTTTGAAGAAGAAAATTATAGAATAAATGGTAAAAAGATTGAACTTATTTTCAAAGATGATAAAAAAGATATTGAATTAAACAAAAAAATAGTTAATGATTTTATAGACCAAGGAATAAAAATAGTCATAGGAAATGTTACAAGTAGTATGACTAAAATTTCTATGTCTATTATAAATCAACACCCTGATATGTTTTTGATTTCAGCTGCTTCTGCAAGTAATGAATTTTCTGGCATAGATGACCAATTTTTTAGGGTTCATGTCGCAAATAATGAACAAAGATTTTCTGGTTTTGCAACTTATATAAATGATTTAGGTTTCAAAAAAATTTATGGAATTTATGATCCTCAAAATATAACTTATACAAAAGATTACTTAGAAAATTTTGAAAAAACTTTTTATAAAAAGAGTCAAGAAAAATTTATTCAATATGCAACAACTGAAGATTTAGAATTTTTAGTAGAAGATATAAAAGAAAAAAATCCTGATTTATTACTAATTTGTGCAAATTCAGTTGATGGAGCAAGAGTTGTTCAATATTTAAGAATAAATGGTATTTCAACTCAAATTGCTTCTTCTGAGTGGGCAATGACTTCAACATTTATTGAAAATAGTGGAAAATATAGTGAAGGAATTATTTTTAACATAGATTATGATGTAGATTCTAAAAATGAAAGATTTTTAAAATTTGTTGAAAATTTCCAAAATAAATATAATATTTTCCCTTCAATGTACGCTGCAAAAGGTTACGAATTAGCAAAAATAATTATTGAACTTTTAAAAATAGGAAAAGAGACTGAACTTAAGAAAAATATTTTGATAAAAAAAGAGTTTCAAGGACTTCAAAATAAAATAGTTTTTGATGAATTTGGTGATGTTGTTAGAGATTTTAATACCTTTAAAGTCGTAAATGGTAAATTTGAGAAAATAAAATGA
- a CDS encoding ribonuclease HII: MLCGIDEAGRGPIAGPLVVAGAILLEDIKGLNDSKVLSEKKREKLYEEIIEKSKYHIVFSNADLIDEKGISYCLKNSILEIMENLNEFCKEFLMDGNTSFGISTLQHKIKADATIKEVSAASILAKVSRDRFMNEISSKYPNYDFEKHKGYGTKAHIEAIKKFGRSDIHRVSFKLKALGEENIGVQKSLF; the protein is encoded by the coding sequence ATGTTATGTGGTATTGATGAAGCAGGTCGAGGACCAATTGCTGGACCTTTGGTTGTTGCAGGTGCTATTTTATTAGAAGATATTAAAGGATTAAATGACTCAAAAGTTCTAAGTGAAAAGAAAAGAGAAAAATTATATGAAGAGATTATTGAAAAATCTAAATATCATATAGTCTTTTCAAATGCAGATTTAATCGATGAAAAAGGTATTAGTTATTGTTTAAAAAATTCAATATTAGAAATAATGGAAAATCTAAACGAATTTTGTAAAGAATTTTTGATGGATGGGAATACCTCTTTTGGGATTTCTACGCTACAACATAAAATTAAAGCAGATGCCACAATAAAAGAAGTTAGTGCAGCTTCAATTTTAGCAAAAGTTAGTCGAGATAGATTTATGAATGAAATATCTTCAAAATATCCTAACTATGATTTTGAAAAACATAAAGGATATGGAACAAAAGCTCATATTGAAGCAATAAAAAAATTTGGAAGAAGTGATATTCATAGGGTAAGTTTTAAATTAAAAGCTTTAGGAGAAGAGAATATTGGTGTTCAAAAAAGTCTTTTTTAG
- a CDS encoding MTH1187 family thiamine-binding protein: protein MSILLEMSMFPTDKSESKSKEVSEVIKIIRESGASYQLTAMATIIETKTLKEALNLVEKCYSRLEELGCNRVYATLKFDIRKGHENRLKTKIESVEKHIGEVSK, encoded by the coding sequence ATGTCAATATTATTAGAAATGTCAATGTTTCCCACAGATAAAAGTGAAAGTAAAAGTAAAGAGGTTTCAGAGGTTATAAAAATAATAAGAGAAAGTGGTGCTAGTTATCAACTTACAGCAATGGCAACTATTATTGAAACGAAAACCTTGAAAGAAGCTTTGAATTTAGTAGAAAAATGTTATTCAAGATTGGAAGAACTAGGTTGTAATAGAGTTTATGCAACATTAAAATTTGATATTAGAAAAGGTCATGAAAATAGATTAAAAACAAAAATTGAATCAGTTGAAAAACATATAGGAGAGGTTTCAAAATAG
- the msrA gene encoding peptide-methionine (S)-S-oxide reductase MsrA produces the protein MIKKAYFAAGCFWGVEYHFKKFEGVISAISGYMGGNIPNPTYEMVCSGFTGHLEAVEITYDETLVNFEELAKLFFEIHDFTQINGQGPDIGSQYLSAIFYVDVEQKNISEKLICELENKGFKVATSLYPYCVFYEAESYHQDYYERHQKVPYCHKYKKIF, from the coding sequence ATGATAAAAAAAGCATATTTCGCAGCTGGATGTTTTTGGGGAGTTGAATATCATTTTAAAAAATTTGAAGGTGTTATAAGTGCAATTTCTGGATACATGGGTGGAAATATTCCAAATCCAACTTATGAAATGGTATGCAGTGGATTTACGGGACATTTAGAAGCGGTTGAAATAACTTATGATGAAACTCTTGTAAATTTTGAAGAGTTAGCAAAACTATTTTTTGAAATACATGATTTTACTCAAATAAATGGGCAAGGTCCTGATATTGGAAGTCAATATTTATCTGCAATATTTTATGTAGATGTTGAACAAAAAAATATAAGTGAAAAATTGATTTGTGAATTAGAAAATAAAGGATTTAAAGTGGCTACTTCTCTTTATCCTTATTGCGTTTTTTATGAAGCAGAATCATATCATCAAGACTATTATGAAAGACACCAAAAGGTGCCTTATTGTCATAAATATAAAAAGATTTTTTAG
- a CDS encoding cold-shock protein: MNDRYNGTIKWFNNEKGFGFIQLENSDKDLFLHYSEVRKTGFGRVSFEDGQKVTFLIGTGLKGEQAKDVEAL; the protein is encoded by the coding sequence ATGAATGATAGATATAATGGAACTATAAAATGGTTCAACAATGAAAAAGGTTTTGGATTTATTCAATTAGAAAATAGTGATAAAGATTTATTTTTACATTACAGTGAAGTTAGAAAAACTGGTTTTGGAAGAGTTTCTTTTGAAGATGGACAAAAAGTTACATTTTTAATTGGTACTGGTCTTAAAGGTGAACAAGCTAAAGACGTAGAAGCTCTTTAA
- a CDS encoding methionine-R-sulfoxide reductase, whose product MKYNELTDEEKYVIENKGTEYPFTGKYNDFYEEGIFTCKKCNAPLYKSSDKFKSGCGWPSFDDEIKGAVKRVPDSDGRRVEIVCAKCGGHLGHVFEGEGFTAKNTRHCVNSISLNFEAKK is encoded by the coding sequence ATGAAATATAATGAATTAACAGATGAAGAAAAATATGTAATAGAAAATAAAGGAACAGAATACCCTTTTACTGGAAAGTATAATGACTTTTATGAAGAAGGAATTTTTACTTGTAAAAAATGTAATGCACCTTTGTATAAATCAAGTGATAAATTCAAATCAGGTTGTGGTTGGCCAAGTTTTGATGATGAAATAAAAGGTGCAGTTAAAAGAGTTCCTGATAGTGATGGAAGAAGAGTTGAAATTGTTTGTGCAAAATGTGGTGGACATTTAGGACATGTATTTGAAGGAGAAGGATTTACAGCAAAAAATACAAGACATTGTGTAAATTCTATCTCTTTAAATTTTGAAGCTAAAAAATAA
- a CDS encoding response regulator — protein MQKKYDNKILLVDDDLKNLQVAMSILRDYNVIYAQSGEKALELLEKNQFDLILLDVVMPTMDGYFVCSKIKSNEKTKKIPVIFLTVKDDEKDIVKGFELGAVDYITKPFYSEVLLKRVEVHLKLAAVMKELELVNKNLNEKVKNQVEELRNKDKIIVQHSKINAMASIIDLISLQWKEPVDKIRLYLQSLDFKFSNIQEYKSDKTFKKTLDEVKKLDEIMNDFHKFFNNQKNKEEVNLKVSLDNAIFLLKDELNELNIKLNVKGDNLISLNIVFDEIKHIFNKLISKSIENFKITNSLVEKKIDISFENNKESVYIIYEDNANNYDENQLKRFFESPNLSKYNSFDLGFYLVKVFIEKNFGLLNIEKTQNGIKYSIRFDK, from the coding sequence ATGCAGAAAAAATATGATAACAAGATTTTATTGGTTGATGATGATTTAAAAAATCTACAAGTTGCAATGAGTATTTTAAGAGATTACAATGTAATTTATGCTCAAAGTGGAGAAAAGGCTTTAGAATTATTAGAAAAAAATCAATTTGATTTGATTTTACTTGATGTTGTAATGCCTACGATGGATGGTTATTTTGTTTGTTCTAAAATTAAATCAAATGAAAAAACAAAAAAAATACCAGTAATTTTTTTAACTGTAAAAGATGATGAAAAAGATATTGTAAAAGGTTTTGAATTAGGTGCAGTTGATTATATAACAAAACCATTTTACAGTGAAGTATTACTAAAAAGAGTAGAAGTTCATTTGAAATTGGCAGCTGTCATGAAAGAGTTGGAACTTGTAAATAAAAACCTAAATGAAAAGGTAAAAAATCAAGTTGAAGAGTTAAGAAATAAAGATAAAATAATTGTGCAACACTCAAAAATTAATGCAATGGCTTCAATTATTGATTTGATTTCTCTTCAATGGAAAGAACCAGTTGATAAAATTAGATTATATTTACAATCATTGGATTTTAAATTTTCAAATATACAAGAGTATAAATCAGATAAAACTTTTAAAAAGACTCTTGATGAAGTAAAAAAATTAGATGAAATTATGAATGATTTTCATAAGTTTTTTAATAATCAAAAAAATAAAGAGGAAGTTAATTTAAAAGTATCTTTGGATAATGCAATTTTTTTATTAAAAGATGAATTAAATGAATTAAATATAAAGTTAAATGTAAAAGGTGATAATTTAATATCTTTAAATATTGTATTTGATGAAATAAAACATATTTTTAATAAATTGATTTCTAAATCTATAGAAAATTTTAAAATAACTAATAGTTTGGTTGAAAAAAAAATAGATATCTCTTTTGAAAATAATAAAGAATCTGTTTATATAATTTATGAAGATAATGCAAATAATTATGATGAAAACCAACTTAAGAGATTTTTTGAATCGCCTAATTTATCAAAATATAATAGTTTTGATTTAGGTTTTTATTTAGTTAAAGTTTTTATAGAAAAGAATTTTGGTCTATTAAATATAGAAAAAACACAAAATGGAATAAAATATAGTATTAGATTTGATAAATAA
- a CDS encoding response regulator, with amino-acid sequence MESKILIVDDIPKNIQMAMNILKNEGYKMFYAKSGEMALKLVNEHNFDLILLDIMMPDMNGFDVCAKLKNDEKTKNIPIIFLSGKDSSSDIEQAYESGGIDYVVKPFITIELITKANSYVRLKQLEDKFASL; translated from the coding sequence ATGGAAAGTAAAATATTAATAGTTGATGATATTCCAAAAAATATCCAAATGGCAATGAACATTTTAAAAAATGAAGGTTATAAAATGTTTTATGCAAAAAGTGGAGAAATGGCACTAAAGCTTGTAAATGAACATAATTTTGATTTAATTTTATTAGATATAATGATGCCTGATATGAATGGATTTGATGTTTGTGCAAAATTAAAAAATGATGAAAAAACTAAAAATATTCCAATAATTTTTTTATCTGGAAAAGATTCATCTTCTGATATAGAACAAGCTTATGAAAGTGGTGGAATTGATTATGTTGTTAAACCTTTTATTACAATTGAATTGATAACAAAAGCAAACTCTTATGTAAGATTAAAACAATTAGAAGATAAGTTTGCAAGTTTATAA
- a CDS encoding transporter substrate-binding domain-containing protein, whose protein sequence is MKYITFLLLFVSVLFSNVEKNNNLIFTKEELDWIKNNPKIKVGIDANWPPFDYIDITGQHQGISSEYLNIVSKYTGLKFDIYSDAWVNVLEKIKNKELDLLACAAKTTDREKYLNFTKPYLDVEVVVIGQKDLKLNSFSEIKNYTVAVQKNNYIHEDLARQFPNIKFYFVKSNEEAFKAVSYGKADFYLGNLAVATYFIEKDLLTNLEIKMKSDFQSAKLSVAVLKEKDILFNIFEKVFDNISEEERNKINRKWIFEENTKEQLINFSQEELEWIKQNPVIYLAGDPKWPPFSFYEDGKYVGIIPDMLNLLKEVSGINFQHINTNSWEESVNLLKDEKIKILDAVTITPKMSKIVDFSSKYFSSQIVIIGKDNNERYISSIKDIENMGKKALGLIEGNFITEMIKRDNPDLEIFGTFKDIPEGLKALSSGMIDYFVLDIPTFDYYSKVYSLSNLKIVGITGYNTEYRFGIDKNSPILVSIMNKILKHIPQDRKDEIYRKWIKIDNGKNIDYELIWKILAVFVVIFGLIFYWNRKLQREINEKEKVQKELEEEKTHIKALNEELEKAKEVAENIAKQKSEFLANMSHEIRTPMNSVIGFTEILDKEITNPLHKEYLSSIKKGGNSLLRIINDILDLSKIEAGKLEIKNESLNPTNLFLEIESIFHSKIISKNITFILDIDKTIPKYIIIDGVRIRQILFNLIGNAIKFTEKGQIKVKVENVYKDNIKSKIDLIFSVEDSGIGIDEKNLESIFNAFEQSSNHDVAKYGGTGLGLAICAKLVQMMNGEISVSSQKNRGSVFKVILKDIPVSSMEEEIVSSKLSPSNIVFEKSQILVVDDVEENRKLVQASLKDFDINLIMAQNGQEALEKLKNVNVDLILMDLRMPVMDGYEAATIMKNDERLKNIPLIALTASVMGKDLEKVEKYGFDGYLRKPVILDDLIEELGKHLKYYFLDKNIKEKDKNEILDFEKLKFVILKLENQLKEEWLNIKDGGDFSLIEEFAQKLNSLSIEKDIYILKDYSNELLKNIEAFDIEKVDYLMNSYVELINNLKAKLGNGK, encoded by the coding sequence ATGAAATATATAACTTTTTTACTTCTCTTTGTTTCCGTGCTTTTCTCTAATGTTGAAAAAAATAATAATTTAATATTTACAAAAGAAGAGTTAGACTGGATAAAGAACAATCCTAAAATAAAAGTTGGTATTGATGCCAATTGGCCTCCTTTTGATTACATAGATATTACAGGACAACATCAAGGTATCTCTTCTGAATATTTGAATATAGTTTCAAAATATACAGGTTTAAAATTTGATATTTATTCTGATGCATGGGTAAATGTTTTAGAAAAAATAAAAAATAAAGAGCTTGATTTATTGGCTTGTGCTGCAAAAACTACTGATAGAGAAAAATACTTAAATTTTACAAAACCATACTTAGATGTTGAAGTTGTTGTTATTGGACAAAAAGATTTAAAACTAAATAGTTTTAGTGAAATAAAAAATTATACAGTTGCTGTTCAGAAAAATAATTATATTCACGAAGATTTAGCTAGACAATTTCCTAATATAAAATTTTATTTTGTCAAATCAAATGAAGAGGCCTTTAAAGCAGTTTCTTATGGAAAAGCAGATTTTTATTTGGGTAATTTGGCTGTTGCTACATATTTTATAGAAAAAGATTTATTAACAAATTTAGAAATAAAAATGAAATCTGATTTTCAAAGTGCTAAATTATCTGTTGCAGTTTTAAAAGAAAAAGATATTTTATTTAATATTTTTGAAAAAGTTTTTGACAATATAAGTGAAGAAGAAAGAAATAAAATCAATAGAAAATGGATATTTGAAGAGAATACAAAAGAACAACTTATAAATTTTTCACAAGAAGAACTTGAGTGGATAAAACAAAATCCAGTAATTTATCTAGCTGGTGACCCAAAATGGCCACCTTTCTCTTTTTATGAAGATGGTAAATATGTGGGAATAATTCCTGATATGTTGAATTTATTAAAAGAAGTTAGTGGAATAAATTTTCAACATATAAATACAAATAGTTGGGAAGAGTCAGTTAATTTACTAAAAGATGAAAAAATAAAAATTCTTGATGCAGTAACTATTACTCCTAAAATGTCAAAAATAGTTGATTTTAGCTCAAAATATTTCTCTTCACAAATCGTAATTATCGGAAAAGATAATAATGAAAGATATATAAGTTCAATAAAAGATATTGAAAATATGGGAAAAAAAGCATTAGGTTTGATAGAGGGAAATTTTATAACCGAAATGATAAAAAGAGATAATCCTGACTTAGAAATATTTGGAACTTTTAAAGATATTCCAGAGGGTTTAAAAGCCTTATCTAGTGGAATGATTGATTATTTTGTTTTGGATATTCCTACTTTTGATTATTATAGTAAGGTATATAGTTTAAGTAATTTAAAAATTGTTGGAATTACTGGATATAACACAGAGTATAGATTTGGGATTGACAAAAATTCTCCTATATTAGTTTCAATAATGAATAAAATATTAAAACATATTCCGCAAGATAGAAAAGATGAAATATATAGAAAATGGATAAAAATCGATAATGGCAAAAATATTGATTATGAATTAATTTGGAAGATATTAGCTGTTTTTGTAGTGATTTTTGGACTTATATTTTATTGGAATAGAAAGTTACAAAGAGAGATAAATGAAAAAGAGAAGGTGCAAAAAGAGTTAGAAGAAGAAAAAACTCATATAAAAGCCTTAAATGAAGAGTTAGAAAAAGCAAAAGAAGTAGCTGAAAATATTGCAAAACAAAAAAGTGAATTTTTAGCAAATATGAGCCATGAAATAAGAACACCAATGAATTCAGTTATTGGATTTACTGAAATATTGGATAAAGAGATAACAAATCCTTTACATAAAGAGTATTTAAGTTCTATAAAAAAGGGCGGAAATTCTTTATTGAGAATTATAAATGATATTTTAGATTTATCAAAAATAGAGGCTGGAAAGCTTGAAATTAAAAATGAATCTTTAAATCCAACAAATTTATTTTTAGAAATAGAGTCGATTTTTCATTCTAAAATTATAAGTAAAAATATAACTTTTATTTTAGATATTGATAAAACAATTCCAAAATATATAATAATTGATGGAGTAAGAATAAGACAAATTTTATTTAATCTAATTGGAAATGCGATTAAATTTACAGAAAAAGGTCAAATAAAAGTAAAAGTTGAAAATGTTTATAAAGATAATATCAAAAGTAAAATAGACTTAATTTTTAGTGTTGAAGATAGTGGAATAGGAATAGATGAAAAAAATTTAGAATCAATTTTTAATGCCTTTGAACAATCTTCAAATCATGATGTGGCAAAATATGGAGGAACTGGTTTGGGACTTGCAATTTGTGCAAAACTTGTTCAGATGATGAATGGAGAAATAAGTGTTTCAAGTCAAAAAAATAGAGGTTCAGTTTTTAAAGTGATATTAAAAGATATTCCAGTTAGTTCTATGGAAGAGGAGATTGTAAGTAGTAAACTATCTCCTTCAAATATAGTTTTTGAAAAATCACAAATTTTAGTTGTGGATGATGTTGAAGAGAATAGAAAATTAGTTCAAGCAAGTTTAAAAGATTTTGATATAAATTTAATAATGGCTCAAAATGGTCAAGAGGCTTTAGAAAAATTAAAAAATGTAAATGTTGATTTAATACTTATGGATTTAAGAATGCCTGTAATGGATGGATATGAAGCTGCAACTATAATGAAAAATGATGAAAGATTAAAAAATATTCCTTTGATTGCATTAACAGCATCTGTAATGGGAAAAGATTTAGAAAAAGTAGAAAAATATGGATTTGATGGATATTTAAGAAAACCAGTTATTTTAGATGATTTGATAGAAGAATTAGGCAAACATCTAAAATATTATTTCTTAGATAAAAATATAAAAGAAAAAGATAAAAATGAAATTTTAGATTTTGAAAAACTGAAGTTTGTGATTTTAAAACTAGAAAATCAGTTAAAAGAAGAGTGGTTAAATATCAAAGATGGTGGGGATTTTTCTTTGATTGAAGAGTTTGCACAAAAATTAAATAGTTTATCAATAGAAAAAGATATTTATATATTAAAAGATTATTCAAATGAGTTATTAAAAAATATTGAGGCTTTTGATATTGAAAAAGTTGATTATTTGATGAATAGTTATGTAGAATTAATAAATAATTTAAAGGCAAAACTTGGAAATGGAAAGTAA
- a CDS encoding fumarylacetoacetate hydrolase family protein, translating to MNKIFLEDIEITPSKVVCIGRNYMDHIAELNNEVPEDMVFFIKPNSAISDKLNFPQNQNSCHYEAEISFLIEDDKISGVGFGLDLTLREVQSKLKEKGLPWERAKAFDGSAVFSKFIKFNDDISKLGIELYINGELKQKADYSLMINKPLDIIKEAKTFLSFEDKDILMSGTPKGVGAFKKGDIFLGKLLFNDKVILEQEFKVL from the coding sequence ATGAATAAAATTTTTTTAGAAGATATTGAAATAACCCCTTCAAAAGTAGTATGTATTGGAAGAAATTATATGGACCATATAGCTGAACTTAATAATGAAGTTCCTGAAGATATGGTGTTTTTTATAAAACCAAATTCTGCAATTTCGGATAAATTAAATTTCCCACAAAATCAAAACTCTTGTCATTATGAAGCTGAAATCTCTTTTTTGATTGAAGATGATAAAATCAGTGGTGTTGGATTTGGTTTAGATTTAACATTAAGAGAAGTGCAAAGTAAATTAAAAGAAAAAGGTCTTCCTTGGGAAAGAGCAAAAGCATTTGATGGTTCAGCTGTTTTTTCAAAATTTATAAAATTTAATGATGATATTTCAAAGTTAGGAATTGAACTTTATATAAATGGAGAATTAAAACAAAAAGCTGATTACTCTTTGATGATAAATAAACCCTTGGATATTATAAAAGAGGCAAAAACATTTTTAAGTTTTGAAGATAAAGATATTCTAATGAGTGGAACTCCAAAGGGAGTAGGGGCATTTAAAAAAGGTGATATTTTTCTTGGGAAGCTACTTTTTAACGATAAAGTTATCCTAGAACAGGAGTTTAAGGTTCTTTAA